GCAAAAGCTATAATACAATCAGGAATCAAAGAAGTGGTATATTTATCAGACAAGTATTCACATACTGATGTAGTCAAAGCTTCTAAATTGATGTTCAAATCATCCGGCGTAATCATCAGAAAACTAAAAACCGTAAGAAAATCTGTTACAGTGTCATTTTTACCATCAAAATATTATGAGTAAAGTAATTGCTATTGCTAATCAAAAAGGTGGAGTAGGAAAAACTACTACTGCGATAAATCTATCTGCATCTCTTGCCTCACTTAACTATGAAACTCTTCTTATTGATTTGGATCCGCAAGCAAATGCAACAAGCGGGTTTGGTATTAAAAAAGATGAAGTCACCTCCAGCATATATAATGTACTAATTGACGATAGCTTATTAGAAGACACCATTTTACCGACTGATGTCGAATGGTGCGAGATTGTACCTTCAGGATTAGACCTGGTTGGTGCAGAAGTGGAATTAGTAAATATGTTGTCCCGTGAAACCCGTCTGAAAAACGCTTTATCTAAGTTTCAGAGTGTTTATGACTATATAATTATTGACTGCCCGCCATCGTTGGGATTATTAACTGTTAATGCGTTCTGTGTCGCAAATTCCGTAATTATACCGATTCAATGTGAATATTATGCTTTGGAAGGACTTGGTCAGCTGCTTAAACTCGTCGAAGCAATTAAAAAAACATTGAACCACCAACTTTATGTTGAAGGTGTTTTATTAACTATGTATGATGCACGGTTAAATCTTTCGGGCCAGGTAATAGAAGAAATCAAAAAATATTTTGGTGATAAAGTTTATAAAACAATCATTCCCAGAAATGTTCGCTTAGCAGAAGCACCGGGATTCGGGAAGCCTGTTATACTTTATGACAAACATTCACGGGGAACAGAAGCGTACTTAAATCTTGCCAAGGAAATGATTGATAAAGAATCTGAAAAAGAAAAAAAATGATTTAAGATTCAAGATTGAAGATTTTAATCTAATCTTACTTCTTAAATCTTGTATCTTGCATCTTTTTTCTTGCTTCGTGTTATACAATGGGGGAACTTTATGAGGAAAGCATTAGGGAAAGGGTTGGAAGCATTGATACCGGAAATCGGCAATGCTCTTTCTTCTTCCACATCAGCAGAAGGTGAAGGTACTCTAAAAATACCTGTAAACAAAATTAAACCTAACAGATACCAGGCAAGAGAAAAGTTTGATGAGGCAGGTCTTAAAAATTTGGCAGATTCTATTATGGAACATGGTCTTGCCCAGCCGATAATTGTTTCAGCAAAACGAAAAGACGGGACATACGAGCTGGTTGCAGGTGAAAGGCGGTGGAGAGCTTCTATGCTTGCCGGACTTTCTGAAATTCCGGCTATAATAAAAACTCTTTCTGAAAAAGAAAGCTTTGTCCTTTCATTAATTGAGAACCTTCAACGAAAAGATTTGAACCCCGTAGAAGAAGCAAAAGGTTATAAAAGATTGATGGCTGAATTTAACCTGACTCAAGAGGATTTAGCGAAAACTCTCGGCAAATCCCGTTCTACGGTTGCAAATATAATACGGCTTCTTTCGCTACCAAAACAGATTCAGGACGCTATTTCTGAAGGTAAAATTACAGAAGGTCATGCAAGAGCAATCGCGTCAATTGACGACCCGTTAAAACAACGGTTATTATTAGAGAAAATTATAGCCCAGCAATTAACTGTTAGGGATGTTGAAAAAATTTCGCAAAAATCAAAAAAAAGTACTTTGAAAAAAGATGCAAACATAACAACAGTTGAGGAAGACTTACAGAAGATTCTCGGAACAAAAGTTGAGATAAAATACAGGGGTAAAAAAGGTAAAATTATAATCTCCTGTTACTCTTTGGAAGATTTAAATCGTATAGTTAACATTTTACACCAAAAATCTAAGCTTGTAAAAAAATAAAATAATTGTTATAATTGCAGATGCTAATGGAAGGAATTAAAGATCTAAGATTCAAGATTATATTCTAATCTTACTTCTTGTTTCTTGTTTCACATAACACATAACACATTTCACATTACACAATTTTATAAGGAGGGTACTCAAATGGCAGAAGGAAGATGTATGAAATGTAAGAAGCAGGTGGAAATTAAGGATGCAAAAGAAATTGAAATGAAGGGCGGCAGAAGAGCGTTACAAGGTGTCTGTCCCGCTTGTAGTACAAAAGTATTTAGAATACTCGGCAAAAAAAAATAAGATTGTTTTAAAAAACAATCTTGTTCTGATTTTGTTTTGTAATTAATATCTTTATTGATGCATCAAAGTCAAATGCTACAACTCTGCTATCCCACAATCCCGCTATCCCACGACATTTTGACTCTACGATTCTATCTTTTTATGCCCATTCTTTCACTTTAATCTTTTCTTTTACGACTTCTTTGGTAGGGTAGATTTCATTTACAACTTCGGAAGGCGAAAACCATAGTTTTATTTCTCGCTCGGCTTCATCATCAGAACTTGAAACGTGTAAAACGTTCTCATAAACGCCTTTTGTTGTTATCCGGCCGTATGCTCCACGTATTGTTGTCGGTTCGGCTTCTTCAGGATTTGTAGCGCCTGCTATTTCTCGTAGTTTTCCAATAGCATTTTCTCCCTCATATAAAAGAACTAATACTCTTTTGGTTTTGTGTATTTCCCCGCAAATGTACTGGACAAGTTCTCCAAAAAACGGTTTATCCTTCATGTGGGCATAGTGTTTTTCGGCAAGTTCTCTGCTCGGGCTTACAACTTTTGCTCCTATAATTTCAAGCTTTGCCTCCGAAAGTTTTATGAGGATACTTCCGGTTAAAGATTTTTTTAGACCATCTGGTTTTACTATAACAAGTGCTTGTTGTTTCATAAATATCATTTTACAAAAATTAAATATATTTGTCAAGAAAATTTTTTATTTATTAAAATTTTTTCTCTTGACTTCTTGTTGAACATTTAATATAATACAAAAACAAAACATATTTGTTTCGCTAAAAAGTAAGACTCCCTGATAAAATATGGTAAAACTAAACACCTAAAAGAACTACTAATAAGTTATGCACAATTGTTAGTAACTATGTTAATAACTTTATTTAAGGAATAAATAATGAGCAAATCTCCGCAAGAATTGTGGGAAAACTGTCTGGAAGTTATTAAGAAGACTCTTCCTGAAAAATCTTTTGAGCTGTGGGTAAAACCTGCCAAACCGGTTTCAGTTAACGAAACCGCATTCACAATTGAAGTACCTAATAAATTTTTCGTGGATTGGCTCAAAGGAAATATCCAGGAAAAAATTGAAAAAGAACTTTCTAAACAACTTGGCTCATCTATTAAAATTGATTATACCGTAATGCAAAATCTCGACGAATTTTTAAAAAGAACTGAGCAAACTATTGAACCGATACCTCTTGCCCAGGAAGAAACAATTTTTTCAGATACCCAGTTTAATCCTAAATATACATTTGATAAATTCATTGTAGGCAG
This genomic window from Elusimicrobiota bacterium contains:
- a CDS encoding AAA family ATPase, with translation MSKVIAIANQKGGVGKTTTAINLSASLASLNYETLLIDLDPQANATSGFGIKKDEVTSSIYNVLIDDSLLEDTILPTDVEWCEIVPSGLDLVGAEVELVNMLSRETRLKNALSKFQSVYDYIIIDCPPSLGLLTVNAFCVANSVIIPIQCEYYALEGLGQLLKLVEAIKKTLNHQLYVEGVLLTMYDARLNLSGQVIEEIKKYFGDKVYKTIIPRNVRLAEAPGFGKPVILYDKHSRGTEAYLNLAKEMIDKESEKEKK
- a CDS encoding ParB/RepB/Spo0J family partition protein; translated protein: MRKALGKGLEALIPEIGNALSSSTSAEGEGTLKIPVNKIKPNRYQAREKFDEAGLKNLADSIMEHGLAQPIIVSAKRKDGTYELVAGERRWRASMLAGLSEIPAIIKTLSEKESFVLSLIENLQRKDLNPVEEAKGYKRLMAEFNLTQEDLAKTLGKSRSTVANIIRLLSLPKQIQDAISEGKITEGHARAIASIDDPLKQRLLLEKIIAQQLTVRDVEKISQKSKKSTLKKDANITTVEEDLQKILGTKVEIKYRGKKGKIIISCYSLEDLNRIVNILHQKSKLVKK
- a CDS encoding DUF5679 domain-containing protein, encoding MAEGRCMKCKKQVEIKDAKEIEMKGGRRALQGVCPACSTKVFRILGKKK
- a CDS encoding nucleoside-diphosphate kinase, whose protein sequence is MKQQALVIVKPDGLKKSLTGSILIKLSEAKLEIIGAKVVSPSRELAEKHYAHMKDKPFFGELVQYICGEIHKTKRVLVLLYEGENAIGKLREIAGATNPEEAEPTTIRGAYGRITTKGVYENVLHVSSSDDEAEREIKLWFSPSEVVNEIYPTKEVVKEKIKVKEWA